Proteins encoded by one window of Elusimicrobiota bacterium:
- the atsA_1 gene encoding Arylsulfatase produces MIMTTTRSKNFLTASLIGVITTSVGSPPVVTATNKPVKRPNIVIILGDDLGYSDLGCFGSELKTPNFDALAKEGLRFTQFYTHATSSPTRSLLLTGVDTHINGMGNMDEWTAPNQMGKPGYEGFINDRVTTLPQLLKDTGYHTYMAGKWHMGKAPNRIPAARGFERDFSLLDGAGSYWDMLNFTASTPLSTFTEDGKYLRKLPKKYYATKTYTDKMISFIESNRGDGKPFFAFLSHQAPHDPYHLPRNWRNRHVGEYDKGWDAVREARLKRQVELGIMPVGTELAERIWFLPDPNLLAPASRAILGKKMELYAGMVENMDHHVGRLIDYLKKIGEYDNTIFIVFGDNGAEGTDLFQMIAGTSGTRDFLFSAGQWSQTHPNAWGDPHTYIGYGPMWAQVSMTPFSQYKGYMAEGGIRNGLIVSGPVIKQKKGSVNNNGFLHVADIMPTLLEVAGAKYPKTINGQESPPLLGKSWVKFLSGEEASPRSNQDYMGWEVFGNRAIRQGDWKLRWQYKPFGTEEWELFNVVKDPAERHDLAAKEPAKVKALISLWDDYVRDNNVILPNRVIAEGMVKKLPDRYPVESGYPPLIYKKQFVPPSDMMADPKR; encoded by the coding sequence ATGATTATGACAACCACTCGTTCCAAAAACTTCCTTACCGCCAGCTTAATTGGCGTTATCACAACAAGCGTGGGCTCTCCTCCCGTCGTCACCGCGACGAACAAACCGGTCAAGCGACCGAACATCGTTATCATTCTGGGAGACGACCTCGGGTACTCGGATTTGGGCTGTTTCGGCAGCGAGTTGAAAACACCCAACTTTGATGCGCTTGCGAAAGAAGGCCTGCGCTTTACGCAATTTTACACGCATGCGACCAGTTCACCCACGCGGTCGCTGTTGCTCACCGGCGTTGACACGCATATAAATGGGATGGGCAATATGGATGAGTGGACGGCCCCGAACCAAATGGGAAAGCCGGGTTACGAGGGCTTCATAAATGACCGCGTCACCACACTTCCCCAACTCTTGAAAGACACCGGCTACCACACCTATATGGCCGGAAAATGGCACATGGGAAAAGCGCCCAACCGTATTCCCGCAGCGCGAGGATTTGAACGGGACTTTTCGCTTTTAGACGGTGCCGGGAGCTATTGGGACATGTTGAATTTTACTGCTTCCACGCCCCTCTCCACTTTTACCGAGGATGGAAAATACCTTCGGAAACTTCCCAAAAAATATTACGCCACAAAAACTTACACCGACAAAATGATCAGTTTTATTGAATCGAACCGCGGTGATGGGAAACCCTTTTTCGCTTTCCTGTCCCATCAGGCTCCCCATGATCCTTATCATCTCCCTCGTAACTGGCGCAACCGCCACGTGGGAGAATACGACAAAGGCTGGGACGCGGTGCGCGAGGCCCGCCTCAAACGCCAAGTTGAGCTCGGGATTATGCCAGTGGGAACAGAGTTGGCCGAACGGATTTGGTTTTTGCCCGATCCCAATTTGCTGGCACCGGCTTCTCGCGCCATCCTTGGTAAAAAAATGGAGCTTTACGCGGGCATGGTGGAAAATATGGACCACCATGTTGGGCGACTCATTGATTACTTAAAAAAGATCGGCGAATACGACAACACGATCTTCATCGTCTTTGGAGACAACGGCGCGGAGGGAACGGACCTTTTTCAAATGATTGCTGGAACTTCTGGCACTCGTGATTTTCTTTTTTCCGCCGGCCAATGGTCACAAACACATCCCAACGCCTGGGGTGATCCCCACACCTATATCGGATACGGCCCGATGTGGGCGCAGGTGTCGATGACGCCCTTCAGCCAATACAAAGGGTACATGGCTGAGGGTGGAATCCGGAATGGCCTTATCGTGAGCGGCCCGGTTATTAAGCAGAAAAAAGGAAGCGTTAACAATAACGGGTTTTTGCATGTAGCGGATATCATGCCGACGCTTTTGGAGGTGGCCGGCGCAAAATACCCCAAAACCATCAACGGACAGGAAAGTCCACCTTTGCTCGGGAAATCGTGGGTCAAATTTCTTTCCGGCGAGGAAGCTTCCCCGCGATCAAATCAGGATTACATGGGATGGGAGGTGTTCGGGAACCGCGCGATTCGCCAGGGCGATTGGAAATTGCGGTGGCAATACAAACCTTTCGGAACGGAAGAGTGGGAATTGTTTAATGTGGTGAAGGATCCCGCCGAGCGTCATGATCTGGCCGCCAAAGAGCCCGCAAAAGTCAAGGCACTGATATCGCTTTGGGACGATTATGTCCGTGACAACAACGTCATTCTTCCCAACCGTGTGATCGCTGAGGGCATGGTGAAAAAACTGCCAGACCGTTACCCAGTGGAATCGGGTTATCCGCCTCTCATCTACAAAAAACAATTCGTGCCGCCATCGGACATGATGGCCGATCCGAAGAGGTAA